The bacterium genome contains the following window.
CATCCGATTCAACGCTCACTTTTGCGATTCTATAGATTCCCTTAGGGCGTGGCTCGAGTTCGAGCTCCATAAGAAGGGATATGGAAGCGCCCCTCTCCAAATCAACGAGCTGAACCTCCACATCTCTGCCCTTGTATTCGGCTGGATAGCCGAGGACATCCCTCGCCTTCACCCAACGGGATAGATGGACTTTTACCTTTGGATTCCTCAAGGCGACCGTGAGGAGGGATTCCATCTCCTTTCTGAAGACCTCTTGAATCAGCTCGGGACGGGATATGTAGTAATAATTCCCTCCTCCTCTCTTAGCGATTCCCACGAGCAGTTCCTCGTTGTATTCCAAGCCGAAGCCGAGGGCGGTGACCTTTATTCCCGCCTCTCGCAAGTCGCCGGCAAGCTGAGTGATTGTGGGATAATCCCTTATTCCCGTTGTCGGCTCGCCATCGGTGAATAGGAGGATTCGGTTAGTGTAGTTTGAGAGGGGAATTGATTTGAGCTGATTTCCTCCCACCAATAGACCATCGTAGAGGTTCGTCGTATCGCCGACTTCAATTCGCATAATATGGGCTTTTATGAGTTCCTTATTGACGACTTTTCTTGGAGGCATAACGACCTGCACATCCTCGGCGAAAGTGACAATGGAGAGGATGTCATCGGGCTCAAGGAGGTCAACGACATAGGCGCATGCTTTCTTCGTATACTCCAGTGGTTCGCCCTCCATTGAGCCGCTTCTATCTATCACGAGGCAAA
Protein-coding sequences here:
- a CDS encoding VWA domain-containing protein, yielding MEETRVISTVPEKPFSLEAYFGNRYALYSVPTRDFLLVRLRATGSPQIRAPLNLCLVIDRSGSMEGEPLEYTKKACAYVVDLLEPDDILSIVTFAEDVQVVMPPRKVVNKELIKAHIMRIEVGDTTNLYDGLLVGGNQLKSIPLSNYTNRILLFTDGEPTTGIRDYPTITQLAGDLREAGIKVTALGFGLEYNEELLVGIAKRGGGNYYYISRPELIQEVFRKEMESLLTVALRNPKVKVHLSRWVKARDVLGYPAEYKGRDVEVQLVDLERGASISLLMELELEPRPKGIYRIAKVSVESDDLKEKLEEDVVVEFVDDVALIQEGVNEMVKREWETKQAARSIEKTLMAMKTQAISTAAAVAELERTKVFLTNQGRLEEAKEVEQAIESLKKGTSLEAEKTLVGTIYKMDLGKKKEEEK